The following proteins come from a genomic window of Actinopolyspora saharensis:
- a CDS encoding ferredoxin, which translates to MRVSVDDELCDARGQCNIVDPELFTLDEHGYSDIGRGKEVPPGKEDAAEQGVELCPVQALRID; encoded by the coding sequence ATGAGAGTCAGCGTGGACGACGAGCTGTGCGACGCTCGCGGTCAGTGCAACATCGTCGATCCGGAGCTGTTCACGCTCGACGAGCACGGCTACAGCGACATCGGCCGGGGCAAGGAGGTTCCCCCGGGCAAGGAGGACGCCGCCGAGCAGGGCGTGGAGCTGTGCCCCGTCCAGGCGTTGCGCATCGACTGA